Proteins from a genomic interval of Molothrus ater isolate BHLD 08-10-18 breed brown headed cowbird chromosome 10, BPBGC_Mater_1.1, whole genome shotgun sequence:
- the IWS1 gene encoding protein IWS1 homolog isoform X1, producing MDTHYYGGEQSDDGGATPVQDERDSGSDVEDEGNEQHSGSENGSVGHHSENEHSDGEDDGQGGEPHMTDSENEDNPRQKESDSDNEEPPNHNVSDSENEATHGEKDSDSDTEDRPNRHLSDSENEETLNHRASDSDNGEPPRDHSSDFENEESHKQAASDSESEELQKQAASDSESEELQKQAASDSESEEPQKQPASDSESEDVSRHKQIESEDSDGEDKKEKVQNDSHHSDNEHVRKGFQGSDSEDEAPKRRKISDSDEDEKEEEKTVKRKTAILSDSEDDNEKTPAKKVRILSDAEESDSDAASEKSDKRKKNVVSDSEEEEEEGKENAGKKKGKDLFGSDSESGNEQENLIADIFGESGDEEEEEFTGFNQEDLEEEKGDGDMKETADESDSDDNIKRGKHMDFMSDFDMMLQRKKSMSGKRRRNRDGGTFISDADDVVSAMIVKMNEAAEEDRQLNTQKKPALKKLTLLPTVVMHLKKQDLKETFIDSGVMSAIKEWLSPLPDRSLPALKIREELLKILQELPSVSQETLKHSGIGRAVMYLYKHPKESRPNKDMAGKLINEWSRPIFGLTSNYKGMTREEREQRDLEQMPHRRKMSSSGGQTPRRDLEKVLTGEEKALRPGDPGFCARARVPMPSNKDYVVRPKWNVEMESSRFQGTSKKGVSRLDKQMRKFTDIRKKSRTAHAVKISIEGNKMPL from the exons aatgaACACAGTGATGGAGAAGATGATGGGCAAGGCGGAGAGCCTCATATGACAGACTCTGAAAATGAAGATAACCCAAGGCAAAAAGAAAGTGACTCAGATAATGAGGAGCCCCCAAATCACAATGTCAGTGattcagaaaatgaagcaaCTCATGGAGAGAAAGACAGTGACTCTGATACTGAGGACCGTCCAAACCGGCATTTAAGTGACTCTGAAAATGAAGAGACCTTAAATCATCGAGCGAGTGATTCTGACAATGGAGAACCTCCAAGGGATCACAGCAGTGATTTTGAAAATGAGGAATCACACAAGCAGGCAGCCAGCGACTCTGAGAGTGAGGAGCTCCAGAAGCAGGCAGCCAGTGACTCTGAGAGTGAGGAGCTCCAGAAGCAGGCAGCCAGCGACTCTGAGAGTGAAGAGCCTCAGAAACAGCCAGCCAGCGACTCAGAGAGCGAGGATGTGTCCAGACACAAGCAGATAGAGTCTGAAGACAGCGATGGGGAGGACAAGAAGGAAAAGGTGCAGAATGACTCTCATCATTCAGATAATGAACATGTAAGGAAAGGATTTCAGGGCTCTGACAGTGAAGACGAAGCTCCTAAGAGACGTAAAATATCAGACAGTGATGAAgatgaaaaagaggaagaaaagacagTGAAGAGGAAAACAGCCATCCTTTCTGATAGTGAGGATGACAATGAGAAAACAC ctgccaaaAAGGTACGAATCCTTTCCGATGCCGAAGAATCGGACAGTGATGCTGCTTCAGAGAAATCtgacaaaaggaagaaaaatgttgtaTCCgacagtgaggaggaggaagaagaaggaaaagagaatgctgggaagaaaaaagggaaagatcTGTTTGGCAGTGACAGTGAATCTGGAAATGAACAAGA GAACCTGATTGCAGATATATTTGGAGAATCTGgtgatgaggaagaggaggaatttACG GGTTTTAACCAGGAGGAtttggaggaagagaaaggtgATGGAGACATGAAGGAGACAGCAGATGAATCAGACTCTGATGATAACATCAAAAGAGGGAAGCA CATGGACTTCATGTCAGATTTCGACATgatgctgcagaggaagaagagcaTGAGCGGCAAGCGCAGGCGGAACCGTGATGGGGGCACTTTCATCAGTGATGCAGATGATGTGGTCAGTGCCATGATTGTGAAGATGAATGAAGCTGCTGAG GAGGATCGTCAGCTGAATACGCAAAAGAAACCAGCACTAAAGAAATTAACTTTGCTACCAACTGTAGTTATGCATCTTAAAAA GCAGGATCTCAAAGAAACTTTCATCGATAGTGGTGTTATGTCTGCCATCAAAGAGTGgctttctcctcttccagaCCGAAGTCTGCCAGCATTAAAGATAAGAGAGGAGCTTCTGAAGATCCTGCAAGAG ctgcccagtGTGAGCCAGGAGACCCTGAAGCACAGCGGCATTGGACGGGCTGTGATGTACCTGTACAAACACCCCAAGGAGTCGAGACCGAACAAGGACATGGCTGGGAAGCTGATCA atgagTGGTCTCGACCCATCTTCGGCCTTACCTCAAATTACAAAGGCATGAccagggaagagagagaacagAGAGATTTGGAGCAGATGCCTCATCGAAGGAAAATGAGCAG ctCTGGTGGTCAGACTCCCCGTAGGGACCTGGAGAAAGTATTAACAGGAGAAGAAAA GGCTCTCAGGCCTGGGGACCCTGGGTTCTGTGCCCGTGCGAGGGTCCCAATGCCCTCCAACAAAGACTACGTCGTCAGGCCCAAGTGGAACGTGGAGATGGAGTCCTCCAGG ttccAGGGGACCTCTAAGAAAGGGGTGAGTCGACTGGACAAACAGATGCGGAAATTCAcagatatcaggaaaaaaagcagaacgGCCCATGCAGTGAAAATCAGCATTGAGGGCAATAAGATGCCATTGTGA
- the IWS1 gene encoding protein IWS1 homolog isoform X3: MTDSENEDNPRQKESDSDNEEPPNHNVSDSENEATHGEKDSDSDTEDRPNRHLSDSENEETLNHRASDSDNGEPPRDHSSDFENEESHKQAASDSESEELQKQAASDSESEELQKQAASDSESEEPQKQPASDSESEDVSRHKQIESEDSDGEDKKEKVQNDSHHSDNEHVRKGFQGSDSEDEAPKRRKISDSDEDEKEEEKTVKRKTAILSDSEDDNEKTPAKKVRILSDAEESDSDAASEKSDKRKKNVVSDSEEEEEEGKENAGKKKGKDLFGSDSESGNEQENLIADIFGESGDEEEEEFTGFNQEDLEEEKGDGDMKETADESDSDDNIKRGKHMDFMSDFDMMLQRKKSMSGKRRRNRDGGTFISDADDVVSAMIVKMNEAAEEDRQLNTQKKPALKKLTLLPTVVMHLKKQDLKETFIDSGVMSAIKEWLSPLPDRSLPALKIREELLKILQELPSVSQETLKHSGIGRAVMYLYKHPKESRPNKDMAGKLINEWSRPIFGLTSNYKGMTREEREQRDLEQMPHRRKMSSSGGQTPRRDLEKVLTGEEKALRPGDPGFCARARVPMPSNKDYVVRPKWNVEMESSRFQGTSKKGVSRLDKQMRKFTDIRKKSRTAHAVKISIEGNKMPL, from the exons ATGACAGACTCTGAAAATGAAGATAACCCAAGGCAAAAAGAAAGTGACTCAGATAATGAGGAGCCCCCAAATCACAATGTCAGTGattcagaaaatgaagcaaCTCATGGAGAGAAAGACAGTGACTCTGATACTGAGGACCGTCCAAACCGGCATTTAAGTGACTCTGAAAATGAAGAGACCTTAAATCATCGAGCGAGTGATTCTGACAATGGAGAACCTCCAAGGGATCACAGCAGTGATTTTGAAAATGAGGAATCACACAAGCAGGCAGCCAGCGACTCTGAGAGTGAGGAGCTCCAGAAGCAGGCAGCCAGTGACTCTGAGAGTGAGGAGCTCCAGAAGCAGGCAGCCAGCGACTCTGAGAGTGAAGAGCCTCAGAAACAGCCAGCCAGCGACTCAGAGAGCGAGGATGTGTCCAGACACAAGCAGATAGAGTCTGAAGACAGCGATGGGGAGGACAAGAAGGAAAAGGTGCAGAATGACTCTCATCATTCAGATAATGAACATGTAAGGAAAGGATTTCAGGGCTCTGACAGTGAAGACGAAGCTCCTAAGAGACGTAAAATATCAGACAGTGATGAAgatgaaaaagaggaagaaaagacagTGAAGAGGAAAACAGCCATCCTTTCTGATAGTGAGGATGACAATGAGAAAACAC ctgccaaaAAGGTACGAATCCTTTCCGATGCCGAAGAATCGGACAGTGATGCTGCTTCAGAGAAATCtgacaaaaggaagaaaaatgttgtaTCCgacagtgaggaggaggaagaagaaggaaaagagaatgctgggaagaaaaaagggaaagatcTGTTTGGCAGTGACAGTGAATCTGGAAATGAACAAGA GAACCTGATTGCAGATATATTTGGAGAATCTGgtgatgaggaagaggaggaatttACG GGTTTTAACCAGGAGGAtttggaggaagagaaaggtgATGGAGACATGAAGGAGACAGCAGATGAATCAGACTCTGATGATAACATCAAAAGAGGGAAGCA CATGGACTTCATGTCAGATTTCGACATgatgctgcagaggaagaagagcaTGAGCGGCAAGCGCAGGCGGAACCGTGATGGGGGCACTTTCATCAGTGATGCAGATGATGTGGTCAGTGCCATGATTGTGAAGATGAATGAAGCTGCTGAG GAGGATCGTCAGCTGAATACGCAAAAGAAACCAGCACTAAAGAAATTAACTTTGCTACCAACTGTAGTTATGCATCTTAAAAA GCAGGATCTCAAAGAAACTTTCATCGATAGTGGTGTTATGTCTGCCATCAAAGAGTGgctttctcctcttccagaCCGAAGTCTGCCAGCATTAAAGATAAGAGAGGAGCTTCTGAAGATCCTGCAAGAG ctgcccagtGTGAGCCAGGAGACCCTGAAGCACAGCGGCATTGGACGGGCTGTGATGTACCTGTACAAACACCCCAAGGAGTCGAGACCGAACAAGGACATGGCTGGGAAGCTGATCA atgagTGGTCTCGACCCATCTTCGGCCTTACCTCAAATTACAAAGGCATGAccagggaagagagagaacagAGAGATTTGGAGCAGATGCCTCATCGAAGGAAAATGAGCAG ctCTGGTGGTCAGACTCCCCGTAGGGACCTGGAGAAAGTATTAACAGGAGAAGAAAA GGCTCTCAGGCCTGGGGACCCTGGGTTCTGTGCCCGTGCGAGGGTCCCAATGCCCTCCAACAAAGACTACGTCGTCAGGCCCAAGTGGAACGTGGAGATGGAGTCCTCCAGG ttccAGGGGACCTCTAAGAAAGGGGTGAGTCGACTGGACAAACAGATGCGGAAATTCAcagatatcaggaaaaaaagcagaacgGCCCATGCAGTGAAAATCAGCATTGAGGGCAATAAGATGCCATTGTGA
- the IWS1 gene encoding protein IWS1 homolog isoform X2: MDTHYYGGEQSDDGGATPVQDERDSGSDVEDEGNEQHSGSENGSVGHHSENEHSDGEDDGQGGEPHMTDSENEDNPRQKESDSDNEEPPNHNVSDSENEATHGEKDSDSDTEDRPNRHLSDSENEETLNHRASDSDNGEPPRDHSSDFENEESHKQAASDSESEELQKQAASDSESEELQKQAASDSESEEPQKQPASDSESEDVSRHKQIESEDSDGEDKKEKVQNDSHHSDNEHVRKGFQGSDSEDEAPKRRKISDSDEDEKEEEKTVKRKTAILSDSEDDNEKTPAKKVRILSDAEESDSDAASEKSDKRKKNVVSDSEEEEEEGKENAGKKKGKDLFGSDSESGNEQENLIADIFGESGDEEEEEFTGFNQEDLEEEKGDGDMKETADESDSDDNIKRGKHMDFMSDFDMMLQRKKSMSGKRRRNRDGGTFISDADDVVSAMIVKMNEAAEEDRQLNTQKKPALKKLTLLPTVVMHLKKQDLKETFIDSGVMSAIKEWLSPLPDRSLPALKIREELLKILQELPSVSQETLKHSGIGRAVMYLYKHPKESRPNKDMAGKLINEWSRPIFGLTSNYKGMTREEREQRDLEQMPHRRKMSSSGGQTPRRDLEKVLTGEEKALRPGDPGFCARARVPMPSNKDYVVRPKWNVEMESSRPGTIKRGISRLEKHKRRFAEQKRLSKVHRAIKFSIEGNRMPL; this comes from the exons aatgaACACAGTGATGGAGAAGATGATGGGCAAGGCGGAGAGCCTCATATGACAGACTCTGAAAATGAAGATAACCCAAGGCAAAAAGAAAGTGACTCAGATAATGAGGAGCCCCCAAATCACAATGTCAGTGattcagaaaatgaagcaaCTCATGGAGAGAAAGACAGTGACTCTGATACTGAGGACCGTCCAAACCGGCATTTAAGTGACTCTGAAAATGAAGAGACCTTAAATCATCGAGCGAGTGATTCTGACAATGGAGAACCTCCAAGGGATCACAGCAGTGATTTTGAAAATGAGGAATCACACAAGCAGGCAGCCAGCGACTCTGAGAGTGAGGAGCTCCAGAAGCAGGCAGCCAGTGACTCTGAGAGTGAGGAGCTCCAGAAGCAGGCAGCCAGCGACTCTGAGAGTGAAGAGCCTCAGAAACAGCCAGCCAGCGACTCAGAGAGCGAGGATGTGTCCAGACACAAGCAGATAGAGTCTGAAGACAGCGATGGGGAGGACAAGAAGGAAAAGGTGCAGAATGACTCTCATCATTCAGATAATGAACATGTAAGGAAAGGATTTCAGGGCTCTGACAGTGAAGACGAAGCTCCTAAGAGACGTAAAATATCAGACAGTGATGAAgatgaaaaagaggaagaaaagacagTGAAGAGGAAAACAGCCATCCTTTCTGATAGTGAGGATGACAATGAGAAAACAC ctgccaaaAAGGTACGAATCCTTTCCGATGCCGAAGAATCGGACAGTGATGCTGCTTCAGAGAAATCtgacaaaaggaagaaaaatgttgtaTCCgacagtgaggaggaggaagaagaaggaaaagagaatgctgggaagaaaaaagggaaagatcTGTTTGGCAGTGACAGTGAATCTGGAAATGAACAAGA GAACCTGATTGCAGATATATTTGGAGAATCTGgtgatgaggaagaggaggaatttACG GGTTTTAACCAGGAGGAtttggaggaagagaaaggtgATGGAGACATGAAGGAGACAGCAGATGAATCAGACTCTGATGATAACATCAAAAGAGGGAAGCA CATGGACTTCATGTCAGATTTCGACATgatgctgcagaggaagaagagcaTGAGCGGCAAGCGCAGGCGGAACCGTGATGGGGGCACTTTCATCAGTGATGCAGATGATGTGGTCAGTGCCATGATTGTGAAGATGAATGAAGCTGCTGAG GAGGATCGTCAGCTGAATACGCAAAAGAAACCAGCACTAAAGAAATTAACTTTGCTACCAACTGTAGTTATGCATCTTAAAAA GCAGGATCTCAAAGAAACTTTCATCGATAGTGGTGTTATGTCTGCCATCAAAGAGTGgctttctcctcttccagaCCGAAGTCTGCCAGCATTAAAGATAAGAGAGGAGCTTCTGAAGATCCTGCAAGAG ctgcccagtGTGAGCCAGGAGACCCTGAAGCACAGCGGCATTGGACGGGCTGTGATGTACCTGTACAAACACCCCAAGGAGTCGAGACCGAACAAGGACATGGCTGGGAAGCTGATCA atgagTGGTCTCGACCCATCTTCGGCCTTACCTCAAATTACAAAGGCATGAccagggaagagagagaacagAGAGATTTGGAGCAGATGCCTCATCGAAGGAAAATGAGCAG ctCTGGTGGTCAGACTCCCCGTAGGGACCTGGAGAAAGTATTAACAGGAGAAGAAAA GGCTCTCAGGCCTGGGGACCCTGGGTTCTGTGCCCGTGCGAGGGTCCCAATGCCCTCCAACAAAGACTACGTCGTCAGGCCCAAGTGGAACGTGGAGATGGAGTCCTCCAGG CCCGGGACTATTAAGAGAGGTATTAGTCGCTTGGAAAAGCACAAGAGACGGTTTGCTGAACAGAAACGACTCAGCAAAGTGCATCGGGCCATCAAGTTCAGCATTGAAGGCAACAGGATGCCCCTGTAG
- the PROC gene encoding vitamin K-dependent protein C, which produces MWKLLTVGLLLAACSSWGCCTSIFYSSKDANRVLRIQKRSNTFLEELKPGSVERECIEERCDFEEASEIFETKEETLNFWSKYVDGDQCKPNPCSNGICKDAIGKFSCICNKGWEGVLCSYEVKYSNCSTDNGGCEHFCREDPAEQHRLCSCASGYQLKDDHTTCEPVVEFPCGRVKSDYVEAKADFNIRLINGTVGRRGGSPWQIMLQNTKGMFLCGGVLIHPAWVLTAAHCLEEHKGFKVKLGKFRFRPEADEQTIRIDKWVTHENYTKMTSDNDIAMLHLAEHVMYYKYALPICLPTRNLAEQELMRSGKQAVVTGWGTMSERNHTYSASLRYIQIPIVPRNECAQAMSSQISDNMLCAGSPGDRKDSCRGDSGGPMFTRYKDTWFLVGLVSWGEGCGRKEKFGVYTKVSQYLEWIQHHIDTSAPLKG; this is translated from the exons atgtgGAAGCTCCTcactgtggggctgctgctggctgcctgctcttcctggggctgctgcacctCAA TATTTTACAGCAGTAAAGATGCAAACCGAGTCCTGAGAATCCAGAAGAGGTCAAATACTTTTCTGGAGGAGCTCAAGCCAGGCTCTGTGGAGCGTGAGTGTATTGAAGAGCGCTGTGACTTTGAGGAAGCCAGTGAGATATTTGAAACCAAGGAAGAAACA CTAAATTTTTGGAGCAAGTATGTAG ATGGAGATCAGTGTAAACCAAATCCTTGTTCCAATGGGATCTGCAAGGACGCTATTGGAAAATTTTCCTGCATCTGTAACAAAGGCTGGGAGGGGGTTTTGTGCAGTTATG AGGTCAAATACAGCAACTGTTCCACGGACAATGGGGGCTGTGAACATTTCTGCAGGGAGGACCCTGCTGAGCAGCATCGCTTGTGCAGCTGTGCATCGGGGTATCAGCTCAAGGATGACCACACCACGTGTGAGCCTGTAG TGGAGTTCCCCTGTGGAAGAGTGAAGTCAGACTACGTTGAAGCCAAAGCAGACTTCAATATTCGGCTCATTAATGGAACAGTTGGAAGAAGGGGAGGCAGCCCTTGGCAG ATTATGCTGCAAAATACCAAAGGGATGTTTCTGTGTGGGGGTGTTCTCATCCATCCAGCTTGGGTCCTAACAGCAGCACACTGCCTTGAGGAACACAAGGGGTTCAAAGTTAAACTTG GTAAATTCCGTTTCCGTCCTGAGGCAGATGAGCAAACCATTCGGATTGATAAATGGGTGACCCACGAAAATTACACCAAGATGACCTCAGATAATGACATAGCCATGCTGCACTTGGCTGAGCATGTGATGTATTACAAATACGCGCTCCCCATCTGCCTCCCCACCCGCAACCTGGCggagcaggagctgatgagGAGCGGGAAGCAGGCGGTGGTGACGGGCTGGGGCACCATGAGCGAGCGTAACCACACCTACTCCGCTTCCCTCAGGTACATCCAGATCCCCATTGTGCCCCGCAACGAGTGCGCCCAGGCCATGAGCTCCCAGATCTCTGACAAcatgctgtgtgctgggagcccGGGAGACAGGAAAGACTCCTGCcgtggggacagcgggggcCCTATGTTCACTAGATACAAGGATACTTGGTTTTTGGTAGGGCTGGTGAGCTGGGGTGAAGGCTgtggaagaaaggagaaatttgGAGTCTACACCAAAGTTAGTCAGTACCTTGAGTGGATCCAGCACCACATAGATACGTCAGCTCCTTTGAAGGGTTAA